A section of the Phaseolus vulgaris cultivar G19833 chromosome 8, P. vulgaris v2.0, whole genome shotgun sequence genome encodes:
- the LOC137823741 gene encoding probable WRKY transcription factor 26 isoform X1, whose product MTMGDHNNNWGTSEFNHHQVGLLDVPKFKSAQPPSLPLSPSPASPSSYLAFSSAFSPSEFFNSSLFSPSPNIFASPTTEPLAGQTFNWRNGSGEEQQRDKEDEKNYSDFSFQTQIQSSSGMFQVQEPLKKQDIWKFNEPSKRTDFSSDRTATKSEYPSIQSFSSEMASDKSELQSNSVPGSSRFDYPNASQSVREQKRSEDGFNWRKYGQKQVKGSENPRSYYKCTHPNCLVKKKVEMSLDGQITEIVYKGHHNHPKPQSTRRTNSQSIHQPSSSCTNSGISDQSVVTLGNPQMDHFSMQEDSSASVGEEEFEQTSQTSYSGGDQDNLGPEAKRWKGDNENDDYSASGSRTVREPRVVVQTTSEIDILDDGFRWRKYGQKVVKGNPNARSYYKCTAPGCSVRKHVERAAHDIKAVITTYEGKHNHDVPAARGSASYNMNRNSLNSNISAPIRPSAVNCYSSSSGFKNSLYDNTRLPATGNQESFSQDRFQHPGSFGHSALNKSMGSYADHALYSDAAHSNVKDEKKDDSFLQSFLSKDF is encoded by the exons ATGACCATGGGTGATCATAATAACAACTGGGGAACTTCTGAATTTAATCATCATCAAGTTGGACTTCTTGATGTTCCAAAATTCAAGTCTGCTCAACCTCCCTCACTACCCCTCTCTCCCTCTCCAGCCTCCCCTTCTTCTTACTTGGCCTTTTCGTCTGCTTTCAGCCCATCTGAGTTCTTCAACTCTTCTttgttttctccttctccaaAT ATTTTTGCATCTCCTACTACTGAGCCTTTGGCTGGCCAGACCTTCAACTGGAGGAACGGTTCAGGAGAAGAACAACAACGTGACAAGGAGGATGAGAAAAACTACTCGGACTTCTCTTTCCAAACTCAAATTCAATCTTCCTCAGGCATGTTTCAAGTG CAGGAACCACTTAAGAAACAAGATATATGGAAATTCAATGAACCTTCAAAGCGAACTGATTTTTCATCTGATAGGACAGCAACAAAATCTGAATACCCTTCAATTCAGAGCTTTTCCTCAGAAATGGCATCGGATAAATCAGAATTACAAAGCAATTCAGTTCCTGGATCTAGTCGTTTTGATTACCCCAATGCATCTCAGTCTGTTAGAGAACAAAAGAGATCAGAAGATGGGTTCAACTGGAGAAAATATGGACAGAAACAAGTGAAAGGGAGTGAAAATCCTCGTAGTTATTATAAGTGCACACATCCAAATTGCTTAGTGAAGAAGAAAGTAGAGATGTCTTTGGATGGCCAAATTACTGAAATAGTGTACAAGGGCCATCATAACCACCCAAAACCACAGTCTACTAGAAGAACAAACTCTCAATCAATTCATCAACCTTCTTCATCTTGCACAAACTCGGGGATTTCAGATCAATCAGTGGTGACCCTAGGCAATCCACAAATGGATCATTTCTCCATGCAGGAAGATTCTTCAGCTTCCGTAGGAGAGGAAGAGTTTGAGCAAACATCCCAAACCAGTTATTCTGGGGGAGATCAAGATAACCTTGGACCAGAGGCCAAACGATG GAAAGGAGATAATGAAAATGATGACTATTCCGCCTCAGGGAGTAGAACTGTGAGAGAGCCTAGAGttgtagttcaaaccacaagcGAAATTGATATACTTGATGATGGCTTTAGGTGGAGGAAATATGGACAGAAAGTAGTGAAAGGAAATCCAAATGCAAG GAGCTATTACAAATGCACAGCCCCTGGTTGTTCAGTGAGAAAACATGTTGAGAGAGCTGCACATGATATCAAAGCTGTGATCACAACTTATGAAGGGAAACACAACCATGATGTGCCTGCTGCACGTGGTAGCGCAAGTTATAACATGAACAGAAATTCCCTGAACAGCAACATATCCGCTCCTATAAGACCCTCGGCAGTGAACTGTTATTCTAGCTCATCAGGTTTCAAAAATTCTCTCTACGATAATACCAGGCTTCCAGCAACCGGAAATCAAGAATCGTTTTCACAGGACAGGTTCCAGCACCCAGGAAGTTTTGGCCATTCGGCTCTTAACAAATCAATGGGTTCATATGCTGATCATGCACTGTACTCAGATGCTGCACACTCAAATGTCAAGGATGAGAAGAAGGATGACTCCTTCCTTCAGTCATTTCTGTCAAAGGACTTCTAA
- the LOC137823741 gene encoding probable WRKY transcription factor 33 isoform X3 has translation MSLCFEKSISCIITVNKQEPLKKQDIWKFNEPSKRTDFSSDRTATKSEYPSIQSFSSEMASDKSELQSNSVPGSSRFDYPNASQSVREQKRSEDGFNWRKYGQKQVKGSENPRSYYKCTHPNCLVKKKVEMSLDGQITEIVYKGHHNHPKPQSTRRTNSQSIHQPSSSCTNSGISDQSVVTLGNPQMDHFSMQEDSSASVGEEEFEQTSQTSYSGGDQDNLGPEAKRWKGDNENDDYSASGSRTVREPRVVVQTTSEIDILDDGFRWRKYGQKVVKGNPNARSYYKCTAPGCSVRKHVERAAHDIKAVITTYEGKHNHDVPAARGSASYNMNRNSLNSNISAPIRPSAVNCYSSSSGFKNSLYDNTRLPATGNQESFSQDRFQHPGSFGHSALNKSMGSYADHALYSDAAHSNVKDEKKDDSFLQSFLSKDF, from the exons ATGTCTCTATGTTTCGAGAAATCCATTAGCTGCATAATCACAGTAAACAAG CAGGAACCACTTAAGAAACAAGATATATGGAAATTCAATGAACCTTCAAAGCGAACTGATTTTTCATCTGATAGGACAGCAACAAAATCTGAATACCCTTCAATTCAGAGCTTTTCCTCAGAAATGGCATCGGATAAATCAGAATTACAAAGCAATTCAGTTCCTGGATCTAGTCGTTTTGATTACCCCAATGCATCTCAGTCTGTTAGAGAACAAAAGAGATCAGAAGATGGGTTCAACTGGAGAAAATATGGACAGAAACAAGTGAAAGGGAGTGAAAATCCTCGTAGTTATTATAAGTGCACACATCCAAATTGCTTAGTGAAGAAGAAAGTAGAGATGTCTTTGGATGGCCAAATTACTGAAATAGTGTACAAGGGCCATCATAACCACCCAAAACCACAGTCTACTAGAAGAACAAACTCTCAATCAATTCATCAACCTTCTTCATCTTGCACAAACTCGGGGATTTCAGATCAATCAGTGGTGACCCTAGGCAATCCACAAATGGATCATTTCTCCATGCAGGAAGATTCTTCAGCTTCCGTAGGAGAGGAAGAGTTTGAGCAAACATCCCAAACCAGTTATTCTGGGGGAGATCAAGATAACCTTGGACCAGAGGCCAAACGATG GAAAGGAGATAATGAAAATGATGACTATTCCGCCTCAGGGAGTAGAACTGTGAGAGAGCCTAGAGttgtagttcaaaccacaagcGAAATTGATATACTTGATGATGGCTTTAGGTGGAGGAAATATGGACAGAAAGTAGTGAAAGGAAATCCAAATGCAAG GAGCTATTACAAATGCACAGCCCCTGGTTGTTCAGTGAGAAAACATGTTGAGAGAGCTGCACATGATATCAAAGCTGTGATCACAACTTATGAAGGGAAACACAACCATGATGTGCCTGCTGCACGTGGTAGCGCAAGTTATAACATGAACAGAAATTCCCTGAACAGCAACATATCCGCTCCTATAAGACCCTCGGCAGTGAACTGTTATTCTAGCTCATCAGGTTTCAAAAATTCTCTCTACGATAATACCAGGCTTCCAGCAACCGGAAATCAAGAATCGTTTTCACAGGACAGGTTCCAGCACCCAGGAAGTTTTGGCCATTCGGCTCTTAACAAATCAATGGGTTCATATGCTGATCATGCACTGTACTCAGATGCTGCACACTCAAATGTCAAGGATGAGAAGAAGGATGACTCCTTCCTTCAGTCATTTCTGTCAAAGGACTTCTAA
- the LOC137824337 gene encoding uncharacterized protein, which produces MENTGRVPLSDVVADCAKRWFKDTLKEAKAGDVNMQVLVSQMYYHGYGIPKDGQKGRVWLTKASRVRSSVWRVGRKPPGYNASDSESDDLENDS; this is translated from the exons ATGGAGAACACGGGGCGCGTGCCACTGTCGGATGTAGTGGCAGATTGTGCGAAGCGGTGGTTCAAGGACACTCTCAAGGAGGCTAAGGCAGGTGATGTCAACATGCAGGTCTTGGTGAGTCAGATGTACTATCATGGCTATGGTATTCCCAAAGATGGTCAGAAG GGAAGAGTTTGGCTGACTAAAGCGTCGAGGGTTAGATCTTCAGTCTGGAGAGTTGGCCGTAAACCTCCAG GTTATAATGCAAGTGATTCTGAGTCTGACGATTTGGAAAATGATTCTTGA
- the LOC137823741 gene encoding probable WRKY transcription factor 33 isoform X4: MSLCFEKSISCIITVNKEPLKKQDIWKFNEPSKRTDFSSDRTATKSEYPSIQSFSSEMASDKSELQSNSVPGSSRFDYPNASQSVREQKRSEDGFNWRKYGQKQVKGSENPRSYYKCTHPNCLVKKKVEMSLDGQITEIVYKGHHNHPKPQSTRRTNSQSIHQPSSSCTNSGISDQSVVTLGNPQMDHFSMQEDSSASVGEEEFEQTSQTSYSGGDQDNLGPEAKRWKGDNENDDYSASGSRTVREPRVVVQTTSEIDILDDGFRWRKYGQKVVKGNPNARSYYKCTAPGCSVRKHVERAAHDIKAVITTYEGKHNHDVPAARGSASYNMNRNSLNSNISAPIRPSAVNCYSSSSGFKNSLYDNTRLPATGNQESFSQDRFQHPGSFGHSALNKSMGSYADHALYSDAAHSNVKDEKKDDSFLQSFLSKDF, encoded by the exons ATGTCTCTATGTTTCGAGAAATCCATTAGCTGCATAATCACAGTAAACAAG GAACCACTTAAGAAACAAGATATATGGAAATTCAATGAACCTTCAAAGCGAACTGATTTTTCATCTGATAGGACAGCAACAAAATCTGAATACCCTTCAATTCAGAGCTTTTCCTCAGAAATGGCATCGGATAAATCAGAATTACAAAGCAATTCAGTTCCTGGATCTAGTCGTTTTGATTACCCCAATGCATCTCAGTCTGTTAGAGAACAAAAGAGATCAGAAGATGGGTTCAACTGGAGAAAATATGGACAGAAACAAGTGAAAGGGAGTGAAAATCCTCGTAGTTATTATAAGTGCACACATCCAAATTGCTTAGTGAAGAAGAAAGTAGAGATGTCTTTGGATGGCCAAATTACTGAAATAGTGTACAAGGGCCATCATAACCACCCAAAACCACAGTCTACTAGAAGAACAAACTCTCAATCAATTCATCAACCTTCTTCATCTTGCACAAACTCGGGGATTTCAGATCAATCAGTGGTGACCCTAGGCAATCCACAAATGGATCATTTCTCCATGCAGGAAGATTCTTCAGCTTCCGTAGGAGAGGAAGAGTTTGAGCAAACATCCCAAACCAGTTATTCTGGGGGAGATCAAGATAACCTTGGACCAGAGGCCAAACGATG GAAAGGAGATAATGAAAATGATGACTATTCCGCCTCAGGGAGTAGAACTGTGAGAGAGCCTAGAGttgtagttcaaaccacaagcGAAATTGATATACTTGATGATGGCTTTAGGTGGAGGAAATATGGACAGAAAGTAGTGAAAGGAAATCCAAATGCAAG GAGCTATTACAAATGCACAGCCCCTGGTTGTTCAGTGAGAAAACATGTTGAGAGAGCTGCACATGATATCAAAGCTGTGATCACAACTTATGAAGGGAAACACAACCATGATGTGCCTGCTGCACGTGGTAGCGCAAGTTATAACATGAACAGAAATTCCCTGAACAGCAACATATCCGCTCCTATAAGACCCTCGGCAGTGAACTGTTATTCTAGCTCATCAGGTTTCAAAAATTCTCTCTACGATAATACCAGGCTTCCAGCAACCGGAAATCAAGAATCGTTTTCACAGGACAGGTTCCAGCACCCAGGAAGTTTTGGCCATTCGGCTCTTAACAAATCAATGGGTTCATATGCTGATCATGCACTGTACTCAGATGCTGCACACTCAAATGTCAAGGATGAGAAGAAGGATGACTCCTTCCTTCAGTCATTTCTGTCAAAGGACTTCTAA
- the LOC137824192 gene encoding putative GDP-L-fucose synthase 2 encodes MGSQDNNALSSNSFLAYKSAKVFVAGHRGLVGAAIVRKLTQLGFTNLVGRSHAELDLTRQSDVEAFFASEKPEFVIVAAAKVGGIHANNTYPADFIAINLQIQTNVIDSAYRNGAKKLLFLGSSCIYPKFAPQPIPEDALLTGPLEPTNEWYAIAKIAGIKMCQAYRIQYKWDAISGMPTNLYGPYDNFHPENSHVLPALMRRFHEAKVKGAKEVVVWGTGSPLREFLHVDDLADAVVFMMEKYSELDHLNVGSGKEVTIKELAELMKEVVGFEGDLVWDSTKPDGTPRKLMDSSKLASLGWTPKVSLKDGLADTYKWYLENVNL; translated from the exons ATGGGAAGCCAGGACAATAATG CATTGTCATCAAACTCATTTCTAGCTTACAAATCTGCTAAGGTGTTTGTTGCTGGTCACCGGGGTCTTGTTGGTGCCGCCATTGTCCGCAAGCTGACCCAACTTGGGTTCACTAATTTAGTCGGACGTTCTCATGCTGAGCTTGATCTCACTCGACAATCTGATGTTGAGGCCTTCTTTGCCTCCGAGAAACCTGAATTTGTCATTGTAGCTGCAGCCAAAGTTGGTGGAATCCATGCCAACAACACCTACCCTGCTGATTTCATTGCCATCAACCTCCAAATCCAGACCAATGTCATCGATTCTGCTTATCGCAATGGTGCCAAGAAACTATTGTTTTTGGGTTCCTCTTGCATTTACCCCAAATTTGCTCCCCAACCGATTCCAGAAGATGCTTTGCTTACTGGACCCTTGGAGCCTACAAATGAATGGTATGCCATTGCCAAGATTGCTGGGATCAAAATGTGCCAGGCTTACAGAATTCAGTATAAGTGGGATGCAATTTCGGGAATGCCCACCAACTTATATGGACCATACGACAATTTCCACCCTGAGAATTCACATGTGTTACCCGCTCTCATGAGAAGGTTTCATGAGGCAAAGGTCAAAGGAGCCAAAGAGGTGGTGGTATGGGGCACAGGGAGTCCATTGAGGGAGTTCTTGCATGTTGACGATTTGGCTGACGCAGTTGTCTTCATGATGGAAAAGTATAGTGAACTGGACCATCTGAATGTAGGGAGTGGAAAGGAAGTTACCATTAAGGAATTGGCTGAGTTGATGAAGGAAGTGGTGGGGTTTGAGGGAGATCTTGTTTGGGATTCTACTAAGCCTGATGGAACTCCAAGGAAGCTGATGGATAGCTCAAAACTTGCAAGCCTGGGTTGGACACCAAAAGTCTCCCTCAAGGATGGTCTTGCTGATACCTACAAATGGTACTTGGAAAATGTCAATCTATGA
- the LOC137823741 gene encoding probable WRKY transcription factor 26 isoform X2 encodes MTMGDHNNNWGTSEFNHHQVGLLDVPKFKSAQPPSLPLSPSPASPSSYLAFSSAFSPSEFFNSSLFSPSPNIFASPTTEPLAGQTFNWRNGSGEEQQRDKEDEKNYSDFSFQTQIQSSSGMFQVEPLKKQDIWKFNEPSKRTDFSSDRTATKSEYPSIQSFSSEMASDKSELQSNSVPGSSRFDYPNASQSVREQKRSEDGFNWRKYGQKQVKGSENPRSYYKCTHPNCLVKKKVEMSLDGQITEIVYKGHHNHPKPQSTRRTNSQSIHQPSSSCTNSGISDQSVVTLGNPQMDHFSMQEDSSASVGEEEFEQTSQTSYSGGDQDNLGPEAKRWKGDNENDDYSASGSRTVREPRVVVQTTSEIDILDDGFRWRKYGQKVVKGNPNARSYYKCTAPGCSVRKHVERAAHDIKAVITTYEGKHNHDVPAARGSASYNMNRNSLNSNISAPIRPSAVNCYSSSSGFKNSLYDNTRLPATGNQESFSQDRFQHPGSFGHSALNKSMGSYADHALYSDAAHSNVKDEKKDDSFLQSFLSKDF; translated from the exons ATGACCATGGGTGATCATAATAACAACTGGGGAACTTCTGAATTTAATCATCATCAAGTTGGACTTCTTGATGTTCCAAAATTCAAGTCTGCTCAACCTCCCTCACTACCCCTCTCTCCCTCTCCAGCCTCCCCTTCTTCTTACTTGGCCTTTTCGTCTGCTTTCAGCCCATCTGAGTTCTTCAACTCTTCTttgttttctccttctccaaAT ATTTTTGCATCTCCTACTACTGAGCCTTTGGCTGGCCAGACCTTCAACTGGAGGAACGGTTCAGGAGAAGAACAACAACGTGACAAGGAGGATGAGAAAAACTACTCGGACTTCTCTTTCCAAACTCAAATTCAATCTTCCTCAGGCATGTTTCAAGTG GAACCACTTAAGAAACAAGATATATGGAAATTCAATGAACCTTCAAAGCGAACTGATTTTTCATCTGATAGGACAGCAACAAAATCTGAATACCCTTCAATTCAGAGCTTTTCCTCAGAAATGGCATCGGATAAATCAGAATTACAAAGCAATTCAGTTCCTGGATCTAGTCGTTTTGATTACCCCAATGCATCTCAGTCTGTTAGAGAACAAAAGAGATCAGAAGATGGGTTCAACTGGAGAAAATATGGACAGAAACAAGTGAAAGGGAGTGAAAATCCTCGTAGTTATTATAAGTGCACACATCCAAATTGCTTAGTGAAGAAGAAAGTAGAGATGTCTTTGGATGGCCAAATTACTGAAATAGTGTACAAGGGCCATCATAACCACCCAAAACCACAGTCTACTAGAAGAACAAACTCTCAATCAATTCATCAACCTTCTTCATCTTGCACAAACTCGGGGATTTCAGATCAATCAGTGGTGACCCTAGGCAATCCACAAATGGATCATTTCTCCATGCAGGAAGATTCTTCAGCTTCCGTAGGAGAGGAAGAGTTTGAGCAAACATCCCAAACCAGTTATTCTGGGGGAGATCAAGATAACCTTGGACCAGAGGCCAAACGATG GAAAGGAGATAATGAAAATGATGACTATTCCGCCTCAGGGAGTAGAACTGTGAGAGAGCCTAGAGttgtagttcaaaccacaagcGAAATTGATATACTTGATGATGGCTTTAGGTGGAGGAAATATGGACAGAAAGTAGTGAAAGGAAATCCAAATGCAAG GAGCTATTACAAATGCACAGCCCCTGGTTGTTCAGTGAGAAAACATGTTGAGAGAGCTGCACATGATATCAAAGCTGTGATCACAACTTATGAAGGGAAACACAACCATGATGTGCCTGCTGCACGTGGTAGCGCAAGTTATAACATGAACAGAAATTCCCTGAACAGCAACATATCCGCTCCTATAAGACCCTCGGCAGTGAACTGTTATTCTAGCTCATCAGGTTTCAAAAATTCTCTCTACGATAATACCAGGCTTCCAGCAACCGGAAATCAAGAATCGTTTTCACAGGACAGGTTCCAGCACCCAGGAAGTTTTGGCCATTCGGCTCTTAACAAATCAATGGGTTCATATGCTGATCATGCACTGTACTCAGATGCTGCACACTCAAATGTCAAGGATGAGAAGAAGGATGACTCCTTCCTTCAGTCATTTCTGTCAAAGGACTTCTAA
- the LOC137823742 gene encoding CASP-like protein 4B1: MIAFLRYTPHFNGCHHATSSPLLLSRASSAATLFPEASITSITILPTLPPYISKHKTTLFFFHFNSFKSQSKTKHKMTNLDGNSSPKIHVQTPPVEPSAPPSVNHRTSATNSGGIGGILRRLEREDLMKRGSLALRGIALLFSLISFIVMASNKHGDWRDFDKFEEYRYLLAIAILSSLYTGGQAFRQIHELSTAKQLLKPRMAAMLDFFGDQIIAYLLISSASSAIPLTNRMREGADNIFTDTSASAISMSIFAFLCVAASALISGYKLSTQPYI; this comes from the exons ATGATTGCCTTTCTTCGTTATACTCCACACTTCAACGGATGCCATCACGCCACGTCATCTCCGCTACTACTCTCGCGCGCGTCATCTGCTGCTACTCTGTTCCCCGAAGCTTCGATAACTTCCATAACGATTTTACCAACATTGCCACCTTACATAAGCAAACACAAAACAACGttatttttctttcacttcAATTCCTTCAAATCTCAATCCAAAACCAAACACAAAATGACAAATCTCGACGGAAATTCGTCGCCAAAGATACATGTTCAGACTCCGCCAGTGGAGCCTTCAGCGCCGCCCAGCGTGAACCACCGGACGTCGGCCACTAACAGCGGTGGAATAGGCGGAATCCTGCGGCGGTTGGAGAGGGAGGACTTGATGAAGAGAGGGTCGTTGGCACTGAGAGGGATCGCTCTGCTTTTCTCTCTGATTTCATTCATTGTCATGGCCAGCAATAAACACGGCGATTGGAGAGATTTTGATAAATTTGAAGAGTACAG GTATTTGCTAGCTATAGCGATTTTGTCTAGTTTGTACACTGGAGGCCAAGCGTTCCGTCAAATTCATGAACTTTCCACTGCAAAACAATTGCTTAAGCCAAGAATGGCAGCTATGCTTGACTTTTTTGGTGATCAG ATTATTGCATATCTTTTGATATCATCGGCATCTTCTGCAATTCCATTGACAAATAGAATGAGGGAAGGAGCAGACAATATATTTACAGACACTTCAGCTTCAGCCATTAGCATGTCTATTTTTGCCTTCTTGTGTGTAGCAGCTTCAGCCCTTATTTCTGGCTACAAACTATCAACTCAACCTTACATCTGA